ATGTCGCTGCCGACGATGCCAATGTCCACGGCGCCAGCGTTTAAATAAGTTGTCACATCTGGTCCTTTAGCTAAAACGAATTCAAATCGCTGATCCGGTGTATGGACAATCAGGCGACGCTGCTTATTCTTTAAGGGCTGACAATCAATGCCGGCACTCTCCAGTAGTGGTATCACACTGCTTTCAACGCGCCCTTTAGTCAAAGCTATTTTCAAAGACATGTTCTACCTCTCCCTTTTCATTTATTTTCAGCAAATCAGCACCAATTGCATGGGCCTTGCGTGCCGCTGTCTGCCAATCATCTTCCAGGGAAAGAACAAGGTCATTGTGTTCAGCTAATATTTTGGCAGCTTGCGCCGCTTGATCAGCTTGGAAAAATAAATAAGTTTTCCGCTGCTGTTTTTCCGGCAGTTTAATGCGCTCAGCTAGCAGATCAATATCAATTCCCATGCCGACTGCAGCCTCAGCTTGTGATTGAAAATCCGCCAGCAGTTGATCATAACGGCCGCCGCTGAAGAGATAATCTGGCAGGTCATCGACAAAACCTTTGAAAGTCAGGCCTGTATAATATTGCTGAGGCGGTGCAGCGCTTAAATCGATCATGACTTCTTGACCGGGAATCTTGGCGATCAAATCTGCCACAGTCATGACTTTTGTTAAGGCACGTTTGGCTGAGGGCGTCAAATCAATACCTTTAAGCATTTGCGCAACAGCTTGGATGCTGCCGAATAGACGCGGCCATTTTTGTAAGAAAGGATAGACTGGACGATCTGCAAAGAGAGCAATCAAGTTTTCATATTCAGGAATTTTTTTATGAAACAGAGTTTGCTTGATCTGCTGTTTTAAATCTTCGTCAATTGTCAGGCTTGACAGCAGGTCGTCAGCAAAACGTGCATGGCCGATCTCGATTTTCACGCGGCCATCGAGCCACTTACGGCTAATCCGATTAATCAGCAGCAGGCATTCTAACTCAGCTTTAATCGAGGTATAGCCAACCAGTTCAATACCAGCTTGCGTCATCTGATTATTTCTGCCAGAGAGTTCTTTGGCAATTTTGAAAAGATCGCCAACATAATAAAACTTTTCCGGTAATTTGATATTCGTTGTTGCTAATAGGCGTGCAATCGGCAAAGTCAGATCCGGCCGCAAAACGACCGTCTGATTATTTTTGTCCAGCAGCTGATAAGTCCGCATTTGTTTCAGATCAAAATTAGCAAAAACTTCTTGATACTCCAGCAAAGGCGTATCGACCTTCATAAAATTTCTTGCTTGAAGGCAGCGATGCAAATCAGCAATCACTGTCTGTTTTTTTAACGCGCCTTCACCAAATTCTGCGCGTGTGCCTAATGGCAAATTGATTTTGTGCATCCTCTGCCTCCTTTTAGATATAAAAAAATCCTCTTAGCAAAATGCTAAGAGGACGAATAACCGTGGTTCCACCTCAATTCGTTTATTTCTCGCGAAATAAACCTCATGTTGAATAAATCAACGGGATAACGACCCGATCGAATAAACTTAATCGAACAGCTGCTCTTTCAGTCTATTAATTCATAGATGTGTTTCGTTATCCACGTCAATCCCCTTTCCAGCGGCGGGAACTCTCTTTGTGAGCGGTCGATAACTACTCTTCTAATCATTATTTTTGTGCAAATTCAATTGTCTTACTTAAGTGATTGCAAGTAGCTTAACGTCATTAATTTAAAATGTCAAGGGTTAATTCAACATTTGTGTTAAATGATAGCCGCGGCCAACTTCACTGATGGCATGTGCGTCAGAACCGAAGACCAGTGGAATGCCTTTTTTCTGGGCTAATTGACAGATTTGCCGGCCGGGATAAAAGTCATTGCAATAGGTTTTATAGAGGCCAGCGGTGTTGAAATCCAATTCCCGACCCTGTTTGGCTAATAAATCCAGCGTTCGGTTAATCAAGGCTAAGCTGTCTGCACCAAAATCATCAGGCAGTTTAAAAAAATCAGCATACTTTTTAATTAAGCTCATATGGCCAATCCGCTGCGGTCGATAAGGGCCCAGATCAGCCGCTGCAGAACCGTAGACCAACTGAAAATAACGTGCATAAAGCTTTTGCGGATCCGATAGCAATGACGAAAAGGCTGCCTGAAAATCATCGGTATCAAAATCCAGGCACCACATGGCGTCATCAGTTCCAGCCATAAAATGAACCGATAAAATATTCTGCTGTGTCCGCGGGCCGTATTGGTTTAAAAAGGCCCGTGTTTCTTTTTCAAAACCCGGCAGATAATCTACCTCGAAGCCAACAGAAATCTGAATCTGATCGGCGTACTTCTTTTGCAGCCCTTCGGCTAAATCGAAATAAGCATCTAAATCTTCCCAAGCGAGCGACGCTGTTGACAGGCCCAGCGGATTGCCTTTATAACGTTGGGAAAAAGCCAGCGGCAATGGCGCGTGCTCCGTAATGCAATAGTGGTCAAAACCCAGTTGAATCGCTTTTTGAATCATTTTTTCTGTCGATTCTCGGCTTCCGTGAGGACATAATTCTGTATGTGTGTGACCGTCAATTTTCATGATCTCCCCTTTAAGTAATTTATTCTACGTCAAGCGGACTATAATTAATCTATTAAATTTGCAGGAGCGAGAATAAATGGCTGAGAAAACAGGTTTTTCTGATTTTGAAAAAGAAGCAATGCGCGACCGGATTGAAGAGCTGCGGCGTGAGCAAAGCAACAATAAAGACCCGAAAAAAGGCGAAGCTGATGTCTTGGAAAAAATTTCTGAAATGACAGACTCAGAAGCTGATATTGCTTTAAAACTGCATCATTTAGTGAAAAAGATCGCCCCACAGCTGCAAGCCAAGACTTGGTACAGCATGCCGGCTTACTGTAATCCGGATGGTAAGGTTCTGCTCTTTTTTCAGTGCGCAACCAAATTCAAATCACGTTATAACACGCTGGGTTTTAGTGACCAAGCACATTTGGATCAAGGCACATTGTGGCCGAGTTCTTTTGCTTTAACAGCATGGAACGATGCAACAGAAGCACAAGTCACCAGTCTGATCAAGCAGGCACTACAACCCTTTAATTAGCTGGCAAACAATTCGGGTCGTAGATACCAATATCTGCCACTGTAACCAGTCCAGCTAACTGGCGTCCCTGTTCTGTTGCCATGGCCATCTTGTTATATGACATTGTCACCGTTTCATCTGCTTGGACAGACGTCCCTAAAACCTTGCCATCATCAGCGTGCAGACCGCTCGGTATATCAACTGCCATCACGGCCGCTGTACTAGCATTAATTCTGTTAACTGCTTGGGCGTAATTACCTTCAATTTCCCTAGACAGACCCACACCAAAAATAGCATCAACCAAACAAGTATATTTAGAAAAATTCTCTTCATCAATTTGGTTTTCAATCGGTAAACCATAATTTTTAACGATCTTCAGTTGCAGTTGTGTTTGTACGGAGGCTTTATCCTGTTGGCCCAATAGCCAAATAGTCACGGGAATGCCCCTTAGATAAAGCAGCCGAGCCACAGCGATGCCATCACCACCGTTATTCCCCGATCCGGCTATAACCAGTACCTTTTTTAGATTAAATGCCGGACTTTTAAGCAGCCTGTCATAAACGGCCAGAGCCGCTTTTTCCATTAAAACAGCCGATGGAACACCAATCTGATTAATTGTAAAATCATCAAAAGCTGAAGCCTGTTCAGCAGAAATATATTGTCCTGTCATCAATAACTTATTGTATATCTGGCTAGGCAAAATAAAAACGCCCCAACAACTCTGGGACGTTTTTAATGTCAGGCCTCATGCGGCAAAACGGTGTTCTCATCAGTCTTAGTTGATCCTGTCTGGCCAGATAAATGATTATAAAAATTGGCCAATGTCAGGTTAATATATGGAGCTACCCAGATCGATGCAATTCCAAGAGTCACCAGAACCAGCATTCCCCATAAAATAAAACTCAAGTACAGAACAAAGTAATCTGCCTTATAACCATTCATCAATTTCCGGCTCTCAGTGATCGCCTCAAGATAACCAATCGGGTCATTATTATCCAAATGATCACGATATATATAAAAGGCTTGCGAATAAGAAATTGATTTGATGAGGCCAGGAACGATGAACAAAAGCATCCACAGCAAAGTAAACATCAATTGCAGAAGCGAAATACAGATAAAGCCAATAAAATATTGACCGTTTTCAAAAATACGAAAGGCCTTCTTAAAGGACTCGGTAAATTCAATCGGTTTGCGCAGGCTGTCCATAGCAGTCAGCATCGCACCCGTAAGCAGAAAACCGCTTAAAATACCAAACAAGCTGGAAATACTGTCCCAATTCGTCCATATATACATCGGTGATTGAACATTCGATCCTGCTGATAGCCAGCTGAAAATCAAAGCGGGTAAAAATAATAGCAAAAAGAATGAAAAGTGTTGATTGAGTAATGTCTTAGCCTCTTGTTTTAAAACGCGTCTTTCCAAAATAGCCTCCCGCGTGTCTTATTCATTTATTTTAACGTATCTCAGTCAAAAAATGGTCAACATAAAAAGTTCTCGACTCGCGAGAACTTTTCAAGGCTTAAAGGAATCAATTTTCCGAAACAGTCACGGATACTTCACCCAATCCCTGGTCAAATGTCGCTTGCCAATGTCCAGCTTTCAATGATTCTGGCAGCAGGAAGGTTCCGCTTGAAACGCGCTGACCAGCTTTTAACTGCATTCCCTGCTCTGCTAATTTGCTTGTCAACCAGTGCAAAGAATTCAAAGGATTGCCAAGTACTTCTGAAGATGCCCCATCCTTGACTTTTTTGTCATTAAAGAACAACTGGCATTTTACATGAGCCAAGTCATCAACCTGCTTAAACAACTGATTCGTATCAACTTCCTGGCCATAGACGACATATCCGCCAACAGCTGCATCTGCCATAACCATGTGCTTGGACAAGCTAGGGAACCAGTCTGCGAAACGAGAGTCCGGTACTTCAACAGCCGGTGCGACTTGCGTCTTACGCATCAAATCTTCTAGTGAATCTTGACTGGACAAATCCTCTTTAGCAGTAAAAAGCATCTCCACTTCCGCCAACGGTGCCATTAGCTGTTTCTGTGTCAAATGTGCTGGCGACTTCAAAAAGTGGCTGGCTACTTGAGCACCATAAAGTGGTGAATCCGCGTCAAACATATCCTGTGTCTGCTTGCTGGTCAATGAAACTTTGTATCCGCCAACTTTTTCATTTTTCAATTCTGTTAACTGTCTTTGAACACGATAGGCACTCTGGTCATCAGTGACAAATCCTTTAAAATCTGATTCTTTCAATGCTTGATGTGATTGGTAAGCCTGAAATAAAGCGTCTACCATTTTTGTTTCGTTAACAGATAATCCTTGATAATTTTCTACTTCTTCGGTCATAATTTTTTCTCCTAATTTTTAAATGTTTTAATTTTTTTAATTATGCCTGCTCGATGAGAGGCATTTGCTAATAATTCGAATCAGACTCCTTCTAATATCAGCTTTATCTTGATCTTCACTTGAACCCGTAATGTCAGATTCCATATGCCTCACCACCTTTAGAAAAATTATCGTAAATAATAAAAAAACGCCCTCAATCGTACACGAATGTACAATTAAGGACGCAATAGCGCGATACCACCTTATAATCACAATCCTGTCACCAGAATTGCCTCACGCGTACAGCAAAATGCGATACGCTGGCACGATAATGGGTGCACCCAATGACACCTAATACGCAATTGCGATTCGGCACATAACTCAGAGACGATAATCAGAAATGATTCGGTACTGCTTTTCATCGACCAGCAGCTTTCTAATACCGAAATCAAACCCGAAAGTTCTCTTCAACGCTTTAACTATTTAACGATTGACATTAGCTTACACATGAAATTTTTCCTTGTCAACAAAAAAAATCAAAAAAATAAATGTTTCACATAATCACAAGGATGCCATCGCAATCGCAATTGTATTTGCAATTGATAAAATAGACTTGTTAGATGAATTTTTAACGAGGTTTGTTAATGACAAAAAAAGGAATTAAAACAGCTTCGGCCGAAATAATTGAAAAAGTCAAAAACAGAATTAAGAAAAAACCCAAGCAGCGGCAGCAAAGTAAAAATACAAAACATAATTGACGATTTTAAAAAGAAAAGAAGGACCGAATATGGTACTTAATGCCCAAGAAGCGCAAATGACACCAATTAAAAAACTTGTTGACCTTTGGGACAATGAGCAAGTCAGACAAATTAGAATTATCCCAGAAAATGATCCCCTTGTATCACTGAATTATTTTCCCGAAAGAATCATCATCAGCCCCCAATATTTTATTCAAGGATTAGACGGCGCCCTGCCCGACCTTTATGCACGCCAACAGGTCTATCAACAATTATTAAAAGCCGCTGACTTATTGCCAGAGGGCTATAAATTTGTCATTTTCGATGCCTGGCGCAGCATCGCGACTCAAATGGCTCTCTTTGATAAAATGAAGGGCTTTGTCCTCAGGGACCATCCCGATTTCGATGACAAACAAGTCACGACAGCAGCTAGACGGATTGTAGCTTTGCCAGCCACAGATATCGAAAAACCATCTCCGCATAATACTGGTGCTTCTTTAGACCTGAGTGTTGCAGATGCTTCCGGTCAGCTTTTAGATATGGGCGGCAGTTTTGATGATGCTGGTGCATATAGTAGAACAGATTTTTACGAAGACCATGCCGATACGCCAAGAGATCATCGCGCACAACAAAACCGTCGGCTGCTCTATCAGCTGATGATTACTGCTGGTTTTAGCAACTACATCGAAGAATGGTGGCATTTTGATTATGGTAATCAAAACTGGGCTTATGCCTTAGGCAAGGATCACGCTCTGTTTGGTGCAACCTCGCCAAAGTTTCCTTGGATCTAATCTGAATAACGCCATCTTTTGTCCATGATCAGCCGTGCAACAAAAAGACCCATTGGCAGAAACATAATAATTAAAATTGCCTGCGTCAGCCAGGTGGCACCGGCTGAAATATGATTCAGCCCGATATAATACATGGCACGATAGATATAAAGGCCCGGCACCATGATTACGATTGCCGGCACAGTCAAGCTGATTCGAGGGAAGCCAGTCTTGCGATTGATTAAAGAAGCCAGCATGCCGGCTGTCAGGGCACCGGCAAACGCCGCCGCTGCTGCTGGTATATTTGTCAAATCAACCAATTCCAGCCGCAGTGTATTTGCGACAGCACCAATGCAGCCAGCTAAAAAGGCCATTCTCCAAGGGCTGTTGAACATCATTGAAAAGCCGTAGACACCACAAAAACTAGCTGGAATCCGCAGCAGCATCAATTGCCAATCATTGAGACCCAAAGGCAGAAAATTGCCCGGCGCGAAGTGGACTAGCAAGGCAACCAGCCAGCCGACCAAGGTGGCCACTAAAGTGATCATTAAGGCATAAGTTAATCGTTCCAGGCCAGACCGCATATCAGATTTGGACATATCCAGCATGCTCGTAATAAATGGGAATCCTGGAACCACAAAGAGCATGGCGCCAATATAGCCGACTTCATGCTGGGGTGAAATCATAAAAAAGATACCAAGCAGTTTAAAAATACCCAGATATGACAAGCTGGCCAAAGCGACACCGGCAGCCGTGCAGGCCAATGTCGTAATGTGATGGTCGATGAGTTTTCGGCGCAGCAAATTTCCCATGCCAGCGCCAATAAAAGAGCAGATCATCTCGACAATACCGCCACCAAGCAGGAAAACGAAGCCGCTGCAGGCTAAAGCTGCGGCAAAAGCAGCCTGCCAATATGAATAGTTACCAGGTTTTCTTTGAATCGCATCCAGTTGTTCATGAATTTCGCGGACAGATAGGGGCAGACTTTTTTCTTCAAAATGGTCGACAAATCGTTCCATCTGATCCAATTTGTCTGTATTCACGCCAGTTGTCGGCAAAGACAGTACCTGTGTATAGCTGAGGTTTTCGCTAAAACAAGTGTATTCAATCGAAATGAGTCCGATATCCGCCGAACATGTCAGCCCTAAACTACGCGCGATCGTATTCATGGCCTCACGCACCCGCCAGGCACCAGTTCCGCAAGCCAGCATCAAAATACCGACACGTCCAACAAGCGATGATTTATCTTCAAGCACAGCTGAAGCTGATAAAGTATCTCGATTTGCAACAAAACGCCCCCAATGAATCGTCATATGGTGGTTGGGCAGATTACCAGTATTTTTACGTATAATTTTATTTCTTTTATTAAACATTTCTCTCCGTTAAACGCGCTGAAAATCAAAAGGCAACACCCGAAAAAAATCAGGCTACTCACAAGACCTCATTTTAATGCCAATTTCAACGAATAATTACGACAAAACATGAAAAAATGCCTGTTTTTGCCTGCCTTTTGATGGTTGGAATATTAAAAAAGCATAAAATGGAAAAAATAAATATAATGAACACTAAGACCTCAAAGGAGCTCATTCATGTATAACGGCAGACCGTTTCTGCAGATTTTTATTTTCTTAAAAAAATTTTTAATCGCGACTGTTGCCCTACAATTGGTCTTTTCACTGATCGTTACAAATATTCAAGAGTTCCCTATCAGTGATAACCGTAATCTGATTTCGACTATCTCGATTTACACAGCTATTTTCATTGCACTGCTAAATACTTTCCAAGGCATCTGTGTCTTCGTCGATGTTAACCGCCTTTTCAGAATTATTTATGTGATTAGCTGTTATCTAAGCAACGCCTTAATTGTCACTGTCTGTGTAGTTAATCTTCAGATCTCAAACTTCATGTATGCTGGTATTATTGCCGGCGCGATTGGCTTGGCCCTACTGTCTTATGAATTTTATACAAAGAGATCTGCGATGTTTGACGAAAGCAACTAGGCAGCTACTCGATCAAATAAGATAAATGATAGAGTTTGGCTGGGCGGCCCTTATATTTGCTATTGCTGATACCGACTTCCTCAAATAAATGCTGATGAGTTTTTTTGAAGTTCGAATTATCAATCTTATCAATCGGCAGCTGCAAAAAAGCGGCAAACACTGACCGTGCTTTTTTAAGCGTAAACGTATCACCTAAAACCAGCAAGATATTCGGCTGGTAATCCAGCTTGTTTTTAATTCTCTGGCAAGCAGCTTTGACGATCCATTCGTGGTCAAAAGCCAAGTCTGTTTGCGGCGACAAAGCATTTAAATGCTCGTAATAGACAGCTTCATCATCTTCTGCAGCGGTGTAAAAACGTGATTGGCCGTGTGTCAGGCAAAAACGGCCTTTCTGTGATGAAAACGAGAACCAATGGGCATCCAAAGCACCATAGCCCGCCTTCAGCTTAGGCATTTCCGGCAGAAAAGTCATATAGGCCAAAGACAAGACACGCCGGTCAGGGGCACGCAATTTATTCGTAAAAGTACCTAATTGTTCTGTATGGACACTGGATAGATTTAAACCGATTTTCTCTTTGATCAGACGCAAAACGGCAGTCTCGCCACTTTCCTGTGTCCGCATAAAAGTCTCTGGCAGCGCCCAAAAGTTCTTGTAGGGCTCATCGGCCCTTTTAACTAATAATAACTGCAGCTGGTCATTTTTCTGATCGTAACTCCAAATCACATTTGTAATCGTGATATATGGACGTTCGAGAATTGTCGCTTCTAGCACAAAACACCTCTTAGTAACTAATTTAATACAATCTCAGGCGAAAATGTCAAAAAATTAGTCTATCAGATCAGATCAAATAACTGTAAAATGGCTCCTTGGAGAGAAAATGAATACAACATATTTACGCGACATTATTGATCAATACATGCAAAAGGACGGCTTGCTGTATGCAAACTGGTTTATTCATAGTGAAGAACGTCTAAAAGCCTTCAATCAGGTCAGAAAAGGTACGAAAAAAATCATCAAAAGCATTCGCGACGGCAGTTTCCCCAGAGATCTGCATGGGTCTGCTTTAGAAGAAGTCATGGATGTCATTGCCAGTCAGCAGGAAATATTTAAAGGTGCCAAACATGCTTTTATGTGGAAACCAAAAATGCGCATTCCGGATATTTACGAAAATAAGACGAACCAATTGGCTTTTGCTGATATGCTGGACGAGATTCTCCACACAAATAACGAGATGAAGATGCTGATGGCTGTTGAAACACTTGATCAAAAAAAGATCAAAGGCTTAGGGCCGGCTGTTGCTAATATCTTGTATTTTCTCGAGCCCACTATTTTCTGCCCTTTTAATACAAAAATTGTCGAAGGCTTCAATTATTTAACGCATTCAAAGATCAAATTGGGCAAGTGGTCGGAATATTTCAAATTACGTGACGGTATCATTGAATTAAATCAGGCCGCCGGCCTGTTTTCTAAAGACTTAGGTGCTTTTTCTGGTTTTCTTTTTGACATTGGCAAACTGAATTATTTAATCAAAGAAACCGAATCGCTTGATTTAAGCAGCTACAGTCATACTCAGGCCAAAGTCGATATGCAGATTGAAACACAAGACTTAAAGAGCCTGCACTACAAAATTCAGTATCTATTAGCAGATATTGGCAATCACATCGGTTATCGTGCCTGGATTGCAGCCAATGATCATGGCCGCTTGTATCAAGGCCGGCGTTTGGGCGATTTATCCTTACCTGCGCTTCCAAAAACAATGGCCGACCTACCGGCCGAACTGAAAGAGACGGTTTCTTTAATTGATGTCATTTGGTTTGCTAAAGACGGCACTCCGGTCGCATCTTTTGAGGTAGAAAAGTCGACATCAATTATGTCCGGCATGAATCGCATGGATGATCTTTATCAGATCAACAGCGATGGCATGATGCTCTATATTGTGGCCCCGAATAAAAGAGAAAAAGAAGTCTTGATACAGTTCAATCGGCCGCACTATATGTACAACCATGATCTGCATGACCATATCCGCTACATTTTGTTTGATGATCTGATCAAACAAGCTGAAGCGATTAAAACATTCGGCCGAGATTTTTCTATCCTGGCATTTATTTCTCATTTTGCTGACGGCAAGCTTGTCGAACAGAATATGTAGCAAGCATCAAAAAGATCCGCCGTAGACACGTTTAGCCGCAACCACGACTGCCTTGCCTTTTTTATCCGGCCCATCCAGCAAGGATTGATGTAAATTCATCGCGGACTGCCGACCCATTTCCATCGGATCCTGTTCCATTAAATCAATGCCATCGGCGACAAAACGCGACCAATTCCAGTCATCAAAACTTAGCAATCCAACATCTTGAGGAAAAGCAACCTTAAACTCCCGGCAAAAAGATAAAATTTTAAACAGAATCGGCCCCATTAAAGCCACCAACAGCGTTCGCTGTGTTTTATCGGCCGTCATGGCCAAAAGTTCCTTTTGCAGCCAAAGATCATCATGGCCAAAAATATTAATCATACTGACCTGCTCATGGAAATCTGCTGCTGCCGAGCGAAAACCTGCTATTCGCGGACTTTGAGCCGAAATATTTTTGATGCGACAGACAAGAATCAAGCGCGTATAGCCTCGTTTAGCGGCTTCACTGCCTAAATTATAGCTAGACGCAAAATTATTCGTGACAACCTTGCTGATATAAGCCGGTTGGCCGTCAACTTCGCGATCCGCAAAAACTAGAGCTGTCCCGGCATCAACAATATTTTTATAAGATCGAAAGTGGCGGCGGCTGGCCTGAATAATAAAGCCATCTACCCTTTGCGATAGCAAACGGTCAATGCCCACACCTTCTTCCCGACCGGAATTATTCGCGTTCAGCAAGAGCACACTATAGCCCAGTGGCTGAAAAAAATTATAAATACCCGTAAAGAGCAGAGAAGAGAACATATTTGTCGTATCGGCAACTATAACACCAATCATTTTTGTATGCTGCTGGCGCATATCCCTAGCTGAGGAAAAAGGCCGATACTGCAGCCTTTTAATGGCTTGTTTAACCGCCTCTTTTGTCTCAGGGCTCATTTTATTAAAACGGCCATTTAAATAATGAGAAATCGTTGTTGCTGAAACGCCCACTTCTTTAGCGACATCTGAAATTGTGGCGCGTTTCATACAGGCCTCCTTTGATCCCATTCTTGACTTATCATAATAAAAAAAGAGATAAGAGGCATCTCTTTTAAGTATACAAGTCCGACTATGCGTTTTTTAAGCCTGCTTTTTTTGAAAATCAGCAATGTTTTTGTATTCATCTTTTAATTGGCGGCTCAAGCGAATATAAATCGGCATCAATTCGCGATAGGCCCGAAAGTTCTTCGGATCTGGTGCGTAGGTCTTAGTTGGACCGACAAATTGTTTGACAACATTTAAATTATCCACTAAGCCAGTAGAAACCATGCCCATCACAGCAGCACCCAAGCAGGAAGACTCAAAATTTTCCGGGATCGTAATCGGCTGTTCAAAAACATCCGCAAGAATCTGACGACAGAAAGGCGATTGCGTAAAACCGCCAGTCGCCAGAATTGTCTTGCCTTTTCCAACAACCTCTTCTAGAGCCAGCAGGACTGTATAAAGATTATAAACAATCCCTTCAAGAACAGCTCGAATCATGTTAGCACGCGTATGCATCTGTGTTAAGCCAAAAAATGCGCCACGAGCATTAGCGTCCCAGATAGGTGCGCGCTCACCACCCAAAAAAGGCAGGAATAGCAAACCGCCAGCCCCAGCCGGCACCGTTTGAGCAATATCAGTCAAAAGCGTATAAGCGTCTTTTTTTAAAAGCGCCGCCGTGCTTTGTTCAGCATCAAATAGATTATCGCGCGCCCAGCGGAAAACGACGCCGCCATTATTAACCGGTCCGCCGACGACCCACATCTTGCGCGTCAGAGCATAGCAAAAGACACGTTCTTTAGGATCGATCACAGGATGATCTGTCACAACACGAATCCCGCCAGAAGTACCGATCGTGACGGCCATTTCCCCTTTTTCAATTGCACCAACGCCCAAATTAGATAAAGCACCGTCAAAAGCGCCTTGAACAAAGGGCGTCTCTGTTGGATAACCCAGCCGTTTGGCAAAATCAGGATTCATGCCCTTGGTCTGCTGATAACCATCAACAATTTTTGGCAGCTGACTGCGTTTTGCACCCGTCAAAGCCAGGGCTTGTGCATCCCAATCCAACTTGAAGATATTAAAAATACCTGTGCAGCTGGCAACGGAAATGTCCATCTGCCAAACGCCGAATAAACGATAAAAAACGTATTCTTTAATGCCGCCAAAATAGGCAGCTTGATCGTAAATGTCCTTTTTTTCGGTTTTCAGCCATAACAGCTTGCATAACAGCGACATAGGATGAATCGGCGTGCCTGTATGTTCATAAAGACTTTTCCCGCGCCCATCGGCTTTCAGTTGGTCGGCATACTTAGCGGCTCGCGTATCTGCCCAAGTAATCACGCGCGTTAAAGGCCGATGCTGATCATCAAGCACAATCAGGCTTTGATTGACGCTGGAAAAAGAAACAGCCGCTAAATGGTTCTTCTTCAAATCT
The Oenococcus kitaharae DSM 17330 DNA segment above includes these coding regions:
- a CDS encoding NrtR DNA-binding winged helix domain-containing protein, with amino-acid sequence MLEATILERPYITITNVIWSYDQKNDQLQLLLVKRADEPYKNFWALPETFMRTQESGETAVLRLIKEKIGLNLSSVHTEQLGTFTNKLRAPDRRVLSLAYMTFLPEMPKLKAGYGALDAHWFSFSSQKGRFCLTHGQSRFYTAAEDDEAVYYEHLNALSPQTDLAFDHEWIVKAACQRIKNKLDYQPNILLVLGDTFTLKKARSVFAAFLQLPIDKIDNSNFKKTHQHLFEEVGISNSKYKGRPAKLYHLSYLIE
- a CDS encoding LacI family DNA-binding transcriptional regulator; amino-acid sequence: MKRATISDVAKEVGVSATTISHYLNGRFNKMSPETKEAVKQAIKRLQYRPFSSARDMRQQHTKMIGVIVADTTNMFSSLLFTGIYNFFQPLGYSVLLLNANNSGREEGVGIDRLLSQRVDGFIIQASRRHFRSYKNIVDAGTALVFADREVDGQPAYISKVVTNNFASSYNLGSEAAKRGYTRLILVCRIKNISAQSPRIAGFRSAAADFHEQVSMINIFGHDDLWLQKELLAMTADKTQRTLLVALMGPILFKILSFCREFKVAFPQDVGLLSFDDWNWSRFVADGIDLMEQDPMEMGRQSAMNLHQSLLDGPDKKGKAVVVAAKRVYGGSF
- the gntK gene encoding gluconokinase, whose amino-acid sequence is MNYVIGMDIGTTSTKGVLYDTNGKVILQAEKLYPLYRDASGMAEEDPEEIFEAVLACLQDILRHADLKKNHLAAVSFSSVNQSLIVLDDQHRPLTRVITWADTRAAKYADQLKADGRGKSLYEHTGTPIHPMSLLCKLLWLKTEKKDIYDQAAYFGGIKEYVFYRLFGVWQMDISVASCTGIFNIFKLDWDAQALALTGAKRSQLPKIVDGYQQTKGMNPDFAKRLGYPTETPFVQGAFDGALSNLGVGAIEKGEMAVTIGTSGGIRVVTDHPVIDPKERVFCYALTRKMWVVGGPVNNGGVVFRWARDNLFDAEQSTAALLKKDAYTLLTDIAQTVPAGAGGLLFLPFLGGERAPIWDANARGAFFGLTQMHTRANMIRAVLEGIVYNLYTVLLALEEVVGKGKTILATGGFTQSPFCRQILADVFEQPITIPENFESSCLGAAVMGMVSTGLVDNLNVVKQFVGPTKTYAPDPKNFRAYRELMPIYIRLSRQLKDEYKNIADFQKKQA